One window of the Streptomyces sp. ITFR-21 genome contains the following:
- a CDS encoding ABC transporter ATP-binding protein, giving the protein MTTTDNGPLLVATALRKAYGPTPALDGADFTIRSGEVVAVMGPSGSGKSTLLHCLAGIVRADSGSVRYLGRELTAMSDGERSALRRSDFGFVFQFGQLVPELTCLENVAMPLRLNGVRRRAAEARATGWLERLEVADTAGKRPGEVSGGQGQRVAVARALVGTPRVVFADEPTGALDSLNGERVMRLLTEAAQDTGAAVVLVTHEARVAAYSGREVVVRDGKSRDMERAS; this is encoded by the coding sequence ATGACGACCACCGACAACGGGCCGCTGCTCGTCGCCACCGCCCTGCGCAAGGCGTACGGACCCACCCCGGCACTGGACGGCGCGGACTTCACCATCCGCTCCGGCGAGGTGGTAGCGGTGATGGGCCCGTCCGGGTCCGGCAAGTCGACGCTGCTGCACTGCCTGGCCGGCATCGTACGGGCCGACTCCGGCAGCGTCCGCTACCTCGGGCGGGAGCTGACCGCGATGTCCGACGGCGAACGCAGCGCGCTGCGCCGCTCCGACTTCGGCTTCGTCTTCCAGTTCGGCCAGCTGGTGCCCGAACTGACCTGCCTGGAGAACGTGGCCATGCCGCTGCGGCTCAACGGCGTCAGGCGGCGCGCGGCCGAGGCCAGGGCCACCGGCTGGCTGGAGCGGCTGGAGGTCGCCGACACCGCCGGCAAGCGCCCGGGCGAGGTCTCCGGCGGCCAGGGGCAGCGGGTCGCGGTGGCCCGCGCGCTGGTCGGAACGCCGCGGGTGGTGTTCGCCGACGAGCCGACCGGCGCGCTGGACTCCCTGAACGGCGAACGGGTGATGCGGCTGCTGACCGAGGCCGCGCAGGACACCGGCGCCGCGGTCGTGCTCGTCACCCACGAGGCGCGCGTCGCCGCGTACTCCGGCCGGGAGGTCGTCGTGCGGGACGGGAAGTCGCGCGACATGGAGCGGGCCTCGTGA
- a CDS encoding FtsX-like permease family protein: MPPASARVWIRDLALGVRFAVDGGREGWTRTVLTGVGVGLGVALLLLAAAVPAMLATRDHKREARDPLSATYIAEPSASTLLIDGADTTYHGKDVFGILLHPEGPKAQRPPGVRALPPPGHMVVSAPLGRLLAASPLLRERIPYTVDGTIGHAGLTGPDELLYYAGSDKLIARDAHYEHGNADRTAGFGRVGVPEGADSVLDLLLVIVLVVLLLPVAVFVGTAVRLGGERRDRRLAALRLVGADIRMTHRIAAGEALSGGVFGLLAGAVFFLLGRQLASGVTVHGISAFPEDIAPSTALTALIALAVPVAAVAVTMLSLRRTVIEPLGVFRQSLGRRRRLWWRLVVPAIGLLLLAPLFGAVKNDAHINEYQVALGTVLLLIGVTAVLPWVVEAVVGRLTGGPVAWQLATRRLQLDSSASARMVSGVTVAVAGAIALQMLFTGVDGDFVTATGADPTRAQARVSAPVTDGSQTERYIERIAATKGVRQVYGYVDSQATQPDATPDNAVYLPLLVGDCPTLAQMADVGSSCRPGSAFIVAPGKDSDLGGAMDRYARPGSRLDLSVPDSDQHTGKPELWTVPADARKVAARTDPAGDLDWGLLVTPQTVDVGKLLSPSSQITVSLDHGQPDAIEYLRNTVAGIGLNTYVSDITSTTETSSFAQLRRGLFAGAALTMALIGASLLVTMLEQLRERRKLLAVLVAFGTRRTALAWSVLWQTAIPMVLGLLLACLGGIGLGAALLAMVGRPFRADWAGVGSMSAIGAAVVLAVTLLSMPPLWRLMRPDGLRTE, encoded by the coding sequence GTGCCGCCCGCCTCCGCCCGGGTCTGGATACGCGACCTGGCCCTGGGCGTCCGCTTCGCCGTGGACGGCGGGCGCGAGGGCTGGACCCGCACGGTGCTGACCGGCGTCGGCGTCGGACTCGGCGTGGCACTGCTGCTGCTGGCCGCGGCCGTCCCGGCGATGCTGGCCACCCGCGACCACAAGCGGGAGGCGCGCGACCCCCTGTCGGCCACCTACATCGCCGAGCCGTCCGCGAGCACGCTGCTGATCGACGGCGCCGACACGACGTACCACGGCAAGGACGTCTTCGGGATCCTGCTGCACCCGGAGGGCCCGAAGGCGCAGCGTCCGCCGGGGGTCCGCGCACTGCCGCCTCCCGGGCACATGGTGGTCTCCGCCCCGCTCGGAAGACTGCTGGCCGCGTCCCCGCTGCTGCGCGAACGCATCCCGTACACCGTCGACGGCACGATCGGGCACGCCGGGCTGACGGGCCCGGACGAACTCCTCTACTACGCCGGCAGCGACAAGCTCATCGCGCGGGACGCCCACTACGAGCACGGCAACGCCGACCGGACGGCGGGTTTCGGGCGCGTCGGCGTCCCGGAGGGAGCCGACTCGGTACTGGACCTGCTGCTGGTCATCGTGCTGGTGGTGCTGCTGCTGCCGGTCGCGGTCTTCGTCGGCACCGCGGTGCGGCTCGGCGGCGAACGCCGGGACCGGCGGCTGGCGGCGCTGCGGCTGGTGGGCGCCGACATCCGGATGACCCACCGGATCGCCGCCGGGGAGGCGCTGTCCGGGGGGGTGTTCGGGCTGCTGGCCGGCGCGGTGTTCTTCCTGCTGGGCCGGCAGCTCGCCTCCGGGGTGACCGTCCACGGAATCTCCGCGTTCCCCGAGGACATCGCGCCGAGCACCGCGCTGACCGCGCTGATCGCGCTGGCCGTCCCGGTGGCGGCGGTCGCGGTCACCATGCTCAGCCTGCGCCGCACCGTGATCGAGCCGCTGGGCGTGTTCCGGCAAAGCCTCGGCAGGCGGCGCAGGCTGTGGTGGCGGCTGGTCGTCCCGGCGATCGGCCTGCTGCTGCTGGCCCCGCTGTTCGGCGCGGTCAAGAACGACGCGCACATCAACGAGTACCAGGTGGCGCTGGGCACCGTCCTGCTGCTCATCGGCGTCACCGCGGTGCTGCCGTGGGTGGTGGAGGCGGTCGTCGGGCGGCTGACCGGCGGGCCGGTCGCCTGGCAGCTCGCCACCCGCAGGCTCCAGCTGGACAGCAGCGCGTCGGCCCGTATGGTCAGCGGCGTCACCGTCGCGGTGGCCGGCGCGATCGCCCTGCAGATGCTGTTCACCGGCGTCGACGGCGACTTCGTCACCGCCACCGGCGCGGACCCGACCCGGGCCCAGGCACGGGTCTCCGCGCCGGTCACCGACGGCAGCCAGACCGAGCGGTACATCGAGCGCATCGCCGCCACCAAGGGCGTCCGGCAGGTCTACGGATACGTGGACTCGCAGGCCACCCAGCCCGACGCGACGCCGGACAACGCCGTGTACCTGCCGCTGCTGGTCGGCGACTGCCCGACGCTGGCGCAGATGGCGGACGTCGGCTCCTCCTGCCGGCCCGGCAGCGCCTTCATCGTCGCGCCCGGCAAGGACTCGGACCTCGGCGGCGCGATGGACCGATACGCCCGGCCGGGCAGCCGCCTCGACCTCAGCGTGCCCGACAGCGACCAGCACACCGGCAAGCCGGAGCTGTGGACGGTTCCCGCCGACGCGCGGAAGGTCGCCGCGCGGACCGACCCGGCGGGCGACCTCGACTGGGGGCTGCTCGTCACCCCGCAGACGGTGGACGTCGGCAAGCTGCTGTCGCCCAGCTCGCAGATCACGGTCAGCCTGGACCACGGGCAGCCGGACGCGATCGAGTACCTGCGCAACACCGTGGCGGGGATCGGCCTGAACACCTACGTCTCGGACATCACCAGCACCACGGAGACGTCGAGCTTCGCCCAGCTGCGGCGCGGGCTGTTCGCCGGTGCCGCCCTCACGATGGCGCTGATCGGCGCGAGTCTGCTGGTGACCATGCTGGAGCAGCTGCGGGAACGCAGGAAGCTGCTGGCGGTCCTGGTGGCCTTCGGCACCCGGCGGACCGCGCTGGCCTGGTCGGTCTTGTGGCAGACCGCCATCCCGATGGTGCTCGGCCTGCTGCTGGCCTGCCTCGGCGGCATCGGCCTGGGCGCGGCGCTGCTGGCGATGGTCGGCCGCCCCTTCCGAGCCGACTGGGCGGGCGTCGGCTCGATGTCGGCGATCGGCGCCGCGGTCGTCCTGGCGGTGACCCTGCTGAGCATGCCGCCGCTGTGGCGGCTGATGCGGCCGGACGGCCTCCGCACGGAGTAG
- a CDS encoding PhoH family protein: MVTSKNRREHDRRTYVLDTSVLLADPNALTRFDEHEVVLPVVVVTELEAKRHHPELGYFARQALRLLDEYRIRFGRLDAPIPIGDVGGTLRVELNHSDPGVLPAGYRLGDNDSRILAVARNLQAEGYDVTVVSKDLPLRVKASSVGLLAEEYRAELAITSGWTGMEELLVSAEDVDALFAQEVITLPEAADLPVHTGLVLQSERGKALGRVTADGQVRLVRGDREAFGIHGRSAEQRVALDLLLDPEVGIVSMGGRAGTGKSALALCAGLEAVLERRQHRKVMVFRPLYAVGGQELGYLPGSEAEKMSPWAQAVFDTLSAVTTKEVIEEVVARGMLEVLPLTHIRGRSLHDAFVIVDEAQSLERNVLLTVLSRIGAGSRVVLTHDVAQRDNLRVGRYDGVVAVVEKLKGHPLFAHVTLNRSERSAIAALVTEMLEDGGA, translated from the coding sequence GTGGTGACCAGCAAGAATCGCCGTGAGCACGACCGGCGCACGTATGTACTCGACACCAGCGTGCTGCTTGCAGACCCCAACGCCCTGACCCGCTTCGACGAGCACGAGGTCGTGCTCCCCGTCGTCGTGGTCACGGAGCTGGAGGCCAAGCGCCACCACCCGGAACTCGGCTACTTCGCCCGGCAGGCCCTCAGGCTGCTGGACGAGTACCGCATCCGGTTCGGCCGGCTCGACGCACCGATCCCGATCGGTGACGTCGGCGGTACGCTCCGCGTCGAGCTCAACCACTCGGACCCCGGGGTGCTGCCCGCGGGATACCGGCTCGGTGACAACGACTCGCGCATCCTCGCCGTCGCCCGCAACCTCCAGGCCGAGGGGTACGACGTCACCGTCGTCTCCAAGGACCTGCCGCTGCGGGTGAAGGCGTCCTCGGTCGGCCTGCTGGCCGAGGAGTACCGCGCCGAGCTCGCGATCACCTCGGGCTGGACCGGAATGGAGGAGTTGCTGGTCTCGGCGGAGGACGTGGACGCGCTCTTCGCCCAGGAGGTCATCACGCTGCCCGAGGCGGCGGACCTCCCGGTGCACACCGGCCTGGTGCTGCAGTCCGAGCGGGGCAAGGCGCTGGGGCGGGTCACCGCCGACGGCCAGGTCCGGCTGGTGCGCGGCGACCGGGAGGCGTTCGGCATCCACGGCCGCAGCGCGGAGCAGCGCGTGGCGCTGGACCTGCTGCTGGACCCGGAGGTCGGCATCGTCTCGATGGGCGGCCGGGCCGGCACCGGCAAGTCGGCGCTGGCGCTGTGCGCGGGTCTGGAGGCGGTCCTGGAGCGCCGCCAGCACCGCAAGGTGATGGTCTTCCGGCCGCTCTACGCGGTCGGCGGCCAGGAGTTGGGGTATCTGCCCGGCAGCGAGGCCGAGAAGATGAGCCCGTGGGCGCAGGCGGTGTTCGACACGCTGTCCGCGGTCACCACCAAGGAGGTCATCGAGGAGGTCGTGGCCCGCGGCATGCTCGAAGTGCTGCCGCTGACCCACATCAGGGGGCGCTCGCTGCACGACGCCTTCGTGATCGTGGACGAGGCGCAGTCGCTGGAGCGCAACGTGCTGCTGACCGTGCTGTCCCGGATCGGGGCCGGCTCGCGGGTGGTGCTCACCCACGACGTGGCCCAGCGCGACAACCTCCGGGTCGGCCGGTACGACGGTGTCGTGGCGGTGGTGGAGAAGCTCAAGGGGCACCCGCTGTTCGCCCATGTGACGCTGAACCGTTCCGAGCGGTCCGCCATCGCGGCACTCGTCACCGAGATGCTGGAGGACGGCGGGGCGTAG
- a CDS encoding AI-2E family transporter, with product MPEKHHWGSALAAGLAGLASRIEARYDTVTARDAAPGTLPDDDSAPAGPEEDPAGAGGVPEQAGAGAKPARAPGIPQRPGYARPAATGPVRRSAGRPPLDPVSVVPWSMRVAAEVGWRLLVLAGTVWVLMRVIGAVRLVVLAFVAALLITALLQPFVARLKRTGMPAGLATAIVFIGGFVVMGLVGWFVVWQVMDNIDNLSGSLQDGIAEGKKRLLNSPFHVTDDQINQVAKNLSDAIGHNTQALTDAGLQGVTVIVELLTGMLLAMFSTLFLLYDGPNIWKWVLRLFPEPARDGLAGAGPRAWHTLTLYVRGTVMVAGIDAIFIGIGIFFLGVPMAVPLAVVIFLASFVPLVGAVASGAVAVVVALVTEGPFTALMVLVVVLAVQQIEGHVLQPFILGRAVRVHPLAVVLSVAAGSLVAGIGGAVSAVPLVAVGNTVVTYLRAHSREIAAERLAAEEAEAAEAAEAAAATRAAAPEGPAPAAPSAPTPEPAEIQT from the coding sequence ATGCCGGAGAAGCACCACTGGGGCTCCGCGCTCGCCGCCGGGCTGGCCGGACTCGCCAGTCGGATCGAGGCCCGGTACGACACCGTCACCGCGCGTGACGCGGCGCCCGGCACCCTCCCCGACGACGACAGCGCCCCGGCCGGCCCCGAAGAGGATCCCGCCGGGGCGGGCGGCGTTCCGGAGCAGGCCGGCGCCGGCGCGAAACCGGCCAGGGCGCCCGGGATTCCGCAGCGGCCCGGTTACGCCCGGCCGGCCGCCACCGGCCCGGTCCGGCGCTCCGCCGGCCGGCCGCCCCTGGACCCGGTGTCCGTGGTGCCGTGGAGCATGCGGGTCGCCGCCGAGGTCGGCTGGCGGCTGCTGGTGCTGGCCGGCACCGTCTGGGTGCTGATGCGGGTGATCGGCGCGGTCCGGCTGGTCGTCCTCGCCTTCGTCGCCGCGCTGCTGATCACCGCGCTGCTCCAGCCGTTCGTGGCCCGGCTCAAGCGGACCGGGATGCCGGCGGGACTGGCCACCGCGATCGTGTTCATCGGCGGCTTCGTCGTGATGGGCCTGGTCGGCTGGTTCGTGGTCTGGCAGGTCATGGACAACATCGACAACCTGTCCGGCAGCCTTCAGGACGGTATCGCCGAGGGCAAGAAGCGGCTGCTCAACAGCCCCTTCCATGTCACCGACGACCAGATCAACCAGGTCGCCAAGAACCTCAGCGACGCCATCGGCCACAACACCCAGGCGCTCACCGACGCCGGCCTGCAGGGCGTCACCGTCATCGTCGAGCTGCTGACCGGCATGCTGCTGGCGATGTTCAGCACGCTGTTCCTGCTCTACGACGGCCCCAACATCTGGAAGTGGGTGCTGCGGCTCTTCCCCGAGCCCGCCCGCGACGGACTGGCCGGCGCGGGCCCGCGGGCCTGGCACACCCTCACCCTGTACGTGCGGGGCACGGTGATGGTCGCCGGGATAGACGCGATCTTCATCGGCATCGGCATCTTCTTCCTCGGTGTGCCGATGGCGGTGCCGCTGGCCGTGGTGATCTTCCTGGCGTCCTTCGTGCCGCTGGTCGGCGCGGTGGCCTCCGGCGCCGTCGCGGTGGTGGTCGCGCTCGTCACCGAGGGGCCGTTCACCGCGCTGATGGTGCTGGTGGTGGTGCTGGCGGTGCAGCAGATCGAGGGGCACGTCCTGCAGCCGTTCATCCTCGGCCGCGCGGTACGGGTCCACCCGCTCGCGGTGGTGCTGTCGGTGGCGGCGGGCTCGCTGGTGGCGGGCATCGGCGGCGCGGTCTCCGCGGTGCCGCTGGTCGCGGTGGGCAACACGGTCGTCACCTACCTGCGCGCCCACTCCCGGGAGATCGCCGCCGAGCGGCTCGCCGCGGAAGAGGCCGAGGCCGCGGAGGCCGCCGAAGCCGCGGCGGCGACCCGTGCCGCCGCCCCCGAAGGCCCCGCGCCCGCGGCGCCGTCCGCGCCGACACCAGAACCGGCCGAGATCCAGACCTGA
- a CDS encoding catalase, producing the protein MTTSNFQYTTNNAGIPVESDEHSLTVGRDGPILLQDHYLIEKMAQFNRERVPERVVHAKGSGAYGRFEVTNDVSRFTKADLFQPGRTTKMLARFSTVAGEQGSPDTWRDPRGFALKFYTDHGNYDLVGNNTPVFFVRDTIKFQDFIRSQKRRPDNGLRDNDMQWDFWTLSPESAHQVTWLMGDRGIPRSYRHMNGYGSHTYMWINGSGEKFWIKYHFKTDQGVDFLTQERADELAGQNADFHRQDLWEAIDRGDHPSWTLKVQVMPFEDAAGYRFNPFDLTKVWPHGDYPLIEVGRMTLDANPEDYFVHIEQAAFEPSSMVPGIAPSPDKMLLGRLFSYPDTHRYRIGPNYAQLPPNRPHVPVHSYAKDGAMRFEPNRVGAPYAPNSYGGPHASPQVYGDIAGWQAAGDMVREAYSPHAQDDDFGQAGTMVREVLDDAARDRLVSNVAWHLGDGVSAPVLERALAYWRSIDQHVGDRIAQSVKPA; encoded by the coding sequence ATGACCACATCGAACTTCCAGTACACGACCAACAACGCCGGTATCCCGGTGGAGAGCGACGAGCACTCCCTGACCGTCGGCCGCGACGGGCCGATCCTGCTCCAGGACCACTACCTGATCGAGAAGATGGCCCAGTTCAACCGGGAGCGGGTCCCCGAACGGGTGGTGCACGCCAAGGGCAGCGGGGCGTACGGCCGCTTCGAGGTGACCAACGACGTCAGCCGGTTCACCAAGGCCGACCTGTTCCAGCCGGGCCGCACCACGAAGATGCTGGCCCGCTTCTCCACCGTCGCCGGTGAGCAGGGCAGCCCGGACACCTGGCGCGACCCGCGCGGCTTCGCGCTGAAGTTCTACACCGACCACGGCAACTACGACCTGGTCGGCAACAACACCCCGGTGTTCTTCGTCCGCGACACCATCAAGTTCCAGGACTTCATCCGCAGCCAGAAGCGCCGCCCGGACAACGGGCTGCGGGACAACGACATGCAGTGGGACTTCTGGACGCTCTCCCCGGAGTCCGCGCACCAGGTCACCTGGCTGATGGGCGACCGCGGCATCCCGCGCTCGTACCGCCACATGAACGGCTACGGCTCGCACACCTACATGTGGATCAACGGCTCGGGCGAGAAGTTCTGGATCAAGTACCACTTCAAGACCGACCAGGGCGTCGACTTCCTCACCCAGGAGCGGGCCGACGAGCTGGCCGGGCAGAACGCGGACTTCCACCGGCAGGACCTGTGGGAGGCGATCGACCGCGGCGACCACCCCTCGTGGACGCTGAAGGTCCAGGTCATGCCGTTCGAGGACGCCGCCGGCTACCGGTTCAACCCGTTCGACCTGACCAAGGTGTGGCCGCACGGCGACTACCCGCTGATCGAGGTCGGCCGGATGACGCTGGACGCCAACCCGGAGGACTACTTCGTCCACATCGAGCAGGCCGCGTTCGAGCCGTCCAGCATGGTGCCGGGCATCGCTCCCTCGCCGGACAAGATGCTGCTCGGCCGGCTCTTCTCCTACCCGGACACCCACCGGTACCGGATCGGCCCGAACTACGCCCAGCTGCCGCCGAACCGCCCGCACGTGCCGGTGCACTCCTACGCCAAGGACGGCGCGATGCGCTTCGAGCCGAACCGGGTGGGGGCGCCCTACGCGCCCAACTCCTACGGCGGCCCGCACGCGTCCCCGCAGGTGTACGGGGACATCGCCGGCTGGCAGGCGGCCGGCGACATGGTCCGCGAGGCGTACAGCCCGCACGCGCAGGACGACGACTTCGGGCAGGCCGGCACGATGGTGCGCGAGGTGCTGGACGACGCGGCCCGCGACCGGTTGGTGTCCAATGTCGCCTGGCACCTCGGCGACGGTGTGAGCGCGCCGGTACTGGAGCGCGCGCTGGCGTACTGGCGCAGTATCGACCAGCACGTCGGCGACCGGATCGCGCAGTCCGTCAAGCCCGCCTGA
- a CDS encoding PadR family transcriptional regulator: MSIGHTLLGLLESGPRHGYDLKRAFDERFGHDRPLAYGQVYSTMARLLKHGLVEVDGIEPGGGPERKRYAITDAGITDVSVWLAQPEKPEPYLQTTLYTKVVLALMTGRPAADLLDTQRAEHLRLMRELTRRKSAGDLADQLICDHALFHLEADLRWLELTAARLDQLATAVAA, encoded by the coding sequence ATGTCAATCGGCCACACCCTGCTCGGACTCCTGGAGTCCGGGCCGCGCCACGGTTACGACCTCAAGCGCGCCTTCGACGAACGCTTCGGACACGACCGCCCCCTCGCGTACGGGCAGGTCTACTCGACGATGGCCAGGCTGCTGAAGCACGGCCTGGTCGAGGTCGACGGGATCGAGCCCGGCGGCGGCCCGGAACGCAAGCGCTACGCCATCACCGACGCCGGCATAACCGACGTGTCGGTCTGGCTGGCGCAGCCGGAGAAGCCCGAGCCCTACCTGCAGACGACCCTCTACACCAAGGTCGTGCTCGCCCTGATGACCGGGCGCCCGGCGGCGGACCTGCTGGACACCCAGCGCGCCGAACACCTGCGGCTGATGCGCGAACTGACCCGGCGCAAGTCGGCCGGGGACCTGGCCGACCAGCTGATCTGCGACCACGCGCTGTTCCACCTGGAGGCCGACCTGCGGTGGCTGGAGCTGACCGCGGCCCGACTCGACCAGCTCGCCACGGCGGTGGCCGCATGA
- a CDS encoding transglycosylase SLT domain-containing protein translates to MSRISVRGLAVASATAVTTVGAVVGVASGADQGSSTEPVEAAGTTTLLADLPAGQQVQQASLTEQVQAQSDAADATARQYAEQAARVQAAKDAAAKKKAADKAAAEKLAKESAGDADASFPIKASYTVAQVQEMARQIVGSGQYACFSNIVSHESGWNYTATNPSSGAYGLVQSNPGSKMASVASDWRTNPATQIKWGLNYMNSRYGSPCGAWEYWQAHSSY, encoded by the coding sequence GTGAGCCGGATCTCGGTCCGGGGGCTCGCGGTGGCGTCCGCCACCGCCGTCACCACTGTGGGCGCCGTCGTCGGCGTCGCGTCGGGCGCCGACCAGGGCAGCAGCACCGAGCCCGTCGAGGCGGCCGGTACGACGACCCTCCTCGCCGACCTCCCCGCTGGACAGCAGGTGCAGCAGGCTTCGTTGACCGAGCAGGTCCAGGCCCAGTCCGACGCCGCTGACGCGACAGCGAGGCAGTACGCCGAGCAGGCGGCCCGCGTGCAGGCGGCCAAGGACGCCGCGGCCAAGAAGAAGGCCGCGGACAAGGCGGCGGCGGAGAAGCTGGCGAAGGAAAGCGCCGGCGACGCGGACGCCTCCTTCCCGATCAAGGCCTCGTACACGGTCGCCCAGGTCCAGGAGATGGCCCGGCAGATCGTGGGCAGCGGGCAGTACGCCTGCTTCTCCAACATCGTCTCCCACGAGAGCGGTTGGAACTACACGGCGACCAACCCCTCCTCCGGCGCCTACGGCCTGGTGCAGTCCAACCCGGGCTCGAAGATGGCGTCCGTCGCCTCGGACTGGCGGACCAATCCGGCCACCCAGATAAAATGGGGCCTGAACTACATGAACAGCCGCTACGGCAGCCCGTGCGGCGCCTGGGAGTACTGGCAGGCGCACAGCTCCTACTAG